GACAGCTTGCATGACACAGCAGCGTATATCTTAGGTTCCTACAATTGCTACAAGGCTATCGCAATACAAGCATAATCCAATAGACGTCCGTATTTACTATAGATATTGGACAGTTACAACGAGAGGGGAAAATACGTTGCCATAAACTTACACTGGGAACGAAATCTTTTTCTAAAGAAAATAGTTTACTCTTGCCGATCCCATGCACATAGACTGCTTTGACCTATAGCCGCAATGACAGATTATCCCCTCTGCAGATATCTGAGGTTGCATTAGTAGTTTACTAGCATACTCTCCAGGGGAATTACGTGTTTTTCGATAACACTACCGTTGGAGCAATTAGCCCAAGCAAGTTCTCAAAGGACTAGGGCGCGATCTCACGAGCAACAGCCTCGTACTTCTTCCATCCCCAGCGCGCGCGCGGACCCGGATATTCCTTGACCGTTACGCCCAAACTTGGTGCGCGTTCGAACGCAACTAGTAGTGGAATGTCTTCCCCAAAGAGGGGTAGGTTTAAACCCTCTAACATCGCTCGTGCTTCGCGCCCGTTCTTTGTTCGCGCATCTACCTTTGTCAACAAAATTTTCATGTTGACCTGCAATGGTGCAAGGATTTCTACTGCCTTCAAGGTTGAATCAATATCCAATGCGTTTGGAGTTGTTGGCAAAATCACCACATCGCTGCCCTCAGCTAAATCGCGAAGGTCCTCAGGCTCTGGACGCGCCTTAGTGTCAACCACAATGTGATTGAACTTTGAAATCAGCGCGTGCGACCCAGCCTCTGATGCAACGCGAAACGGTAACTTCTCCTCCCGCGACCACACGAGTGCCGACCGATTCTTATCTGCATCGATCAATAGCGTGCGTGCCTTTTCCTCAAAAAAAGCTGCTAAATGAATCGCGGTGGTAGTCTTGCCAACACCGCCTTTTAAGGCCGTAATCGTGACGATCATGTTTCCTCCTCTCGTGCCATCGCCGATCGTTCTTGCTTGAAAACTTATCGAATCGAAAAATGCGATCGCTTTCTCGAAAAAGTAGACTATTTGTACCTATTGAAGTTCCCAAGCTTCGGCCGCGATCGCCTCACTCCATTGCTCGTATTGTCGCGTAAATCCTCGAAAATTTTGTTGGGATTTGCTCTATGCAACCGCGACTGCGTACCGCACCAGCTGTCCTAATTTCACGCGCAGGGACTCCAGCCCCAGCCGTTCTTGTGCTGATAGAAACGCCGCCTCGGGAAACTGCTCCCGCGCGCGGGCAAGTGCCGCGCTGTCGGCGCGATCGATTTTATTAAACGCGACCAACATCGGGCCCGGTGAGATCGGCATCTCTGCTAGCAATGAGGTAACCGATGCAATCTGACTCTCCCACGCCGGATGAGATAAATCGACCAGGTGTAGTATTGCGTCGGATTCGGTTACTTCCTCTAGCGTGGCGCGAAATGCATCCATTAACGCCGGCGGTAACTGGCGAATAAATCCCACCGTATCTGTTAACAAGAGCGCATCCGGGTCCTCAGTCTCCGGTGCAGGAACGCTTAAGCGGCGCGTTGTCGGATCTAGCGTGGCAAATAATCGATCGGCCGCATAAATATTGGCATTGGTTAGGGTATTTAGCAGCGTTGATTTTCCTGCATTCGTGTAGCCGACAATGGCCACTGCAGGTACGTCCTGACGCTGGCGCTGTTGCCGCATCCGCGATCGGTGTGCTTGCAGTTTATCGACTTCGTTTTGCAGCCGCGACATCCGGCGTTGAATCGCCCGGCGCTCGGTTTCCAGTTTTGTTTCACCCGGACCCCGAGTACCGATGCCGCCGCCCAATCGCGACATCGCCCGTCCGCGCCCGGTCAAGCGCGGTAGTAAGTATTCCAACTGTGCTAGCTCAACCTGTAGCTTGCCCGCCCGCGACTGCGCCCGCTGCGCGAAGATGTCTAAAATCAACTCCGTACGGTCGATCGCCCGCACGCCCACACGCGTCTCCAGGTTCCTTGCCTGTGCTGGCGTTAGGTCGCGATCGCAAACCACCAGATTCGCACCTAGCGTTTGTACAGCCACCGCTAATTCCTGCACCTTGCCCGCCCCAATCGCGGTTTGTGGGTGCGCGCGCGGGCGCTTCTGCTCGAGCGTAGCCAACACCTCCCCACCGGCCGTATCGACCAAGCGCGTCACTTCCGTCAGCCCATCCTCAAAGGTTTGACGGTCCACATTATCGGTTTGTAGTCCTACCACCAGCACCCGATCGCGTGTGGCATCGACCTGCCGCGCCACGAATTCTCGTCGGAACTCCGCTTCAAGCCCTTCAACCAACGCCAGAAAATCTTGTTTCGTCAGCGCATCCAGGCTCTGCAGCGGCGATACCGACCAATGACTGCTAGCAGGCGTGTGTCCGTTTTCTGCATCCTCGGCGTCACTCGCGAGTATTGCCGAATCCGGCAGCAAGTGCGCTAGATACGCCCCAGCCACGTAGCCTGTCGCACCGCCGCCGCGTCGTTGAAATCCTTTCCCCGATAAGGTCAGTATTGCTAGCGCGTCGAGGCGTTGCACGATCAATGCGGTCAAACTGGCTTCTTGTGGCGGTCGCGCGTGGGGTGTTGCAGTAATGCACCGGATCCCAGATAGGCGCTCTGCCCCGTAGCGCGGCAGTTCAAGCAGTGGGATTTGAGTCTGGCGCGGCGTTCCGACCCCGATGCGAATCGGATGCCCCCGACGATTGATGTACGCGCATACTGCCTGACCGACTTCCGTCGCGATCGCGCCCAGCCGCTGGGCGAACTCTACCGTCACCACGCGATCTCGCGGCAGGCGTTGGTGGTACAGTCGCCGCAACTGCCGCAGTTGGCTCGGCTTCAAACCTTTGAGATTGCCGTGCAGCGTTTCGATAGGTATCTCCAGCTTTCGCGCCGAACGTGGATGTGAATTGATTTATTTTAGTCACCTGACCCGGTCGTTCGCCGGCCGCTGGCGTTACCCGAGTTGCCTATGCTGGGATCAGAATTGCCGAGGACTGCCCATGACCGTGCGCTACCCGCTCGTCCTTGCCATCATTGGCGATATCCACGACCAGTGGGATGCCACAGACTCGAAGCTTTTGTTGGGTCTTGGTGTCGATTTCGCGCTCTTCGTCGGAGATTTTGGGAACGAATCGGTTGAGGTCGTGCGGGAAATCTCCACGATCGCGCTGCCGAAAGCGGTTGTCCTCGGCAATCACGATGCTTGGTATAGTGCCTCGGTGTGGGGACGCCAGCGTTGCCCTTACGATCGCGCGCGCGAAGACCGCGTCGACCAGCAGCTCGACCTCCTCGGCGATGCTCACGTCGGGTACGGCCGCATCGACTTGCCCGACCATAACATCAGCGTGGTCGGCAGCCGCCCGTTTAGCTGGGGCGGTCCCGATTGGAAGAATGCCAGATTCTACCGCGATCGCTACGGTATTTCGGGTTTTGCGAGTTCCTGCGCCCGCATCGTAGGGTCTGCTGCAGCTTCTCCCTACGACACCGCGATCTTCCTCGCCCATAACGGCCCGACCGGCCTCGGTACCTCCCCGCACTCGATTTGCGGCCGCGACTGGAAACCCGGTGGCGGGGATTATGGCGATGCCGACCTCGCCAACGCAATTGCCAAAGCTCGCACGCTCGGTAAAACCGTCCCGCTCGTAGCCTTCGGGCACATGCACCATCGCTTGCGTCACACCCGAGCTCACTTGCGTACGGCTGTCGTTAAGGATCGCGCCGGGACAGTGTATCTCAATGCTGCTCGCTCGCCGCGCCACCACGTTACTCCGGACGGTCGGACTCAACGGCATTTTACGCGGGTCGAACTTACCCCTACCGGTGTCAGAGAAATTTCGGCGATTTGGTTATTGGCTGAGGGCGCGATCGCCCGCAAACAAGTGCTGTACCGCCGTCAACTGGCAGCATTGCCAGAGCAGGAACCTTCGCGATAGGATCGGCTTGACACTTGCAACGTCACTTTAGGAGAGGTGGCAGAGTGGTCGATTGCGGCCGACTTGAAATCGGCTGAACCGCAAGGTTCCGAGAGTTCGAATCTCTCCCTCTCCGTTGCGTTTTTTTCTTGGGACTTGCCTTCAGCAGACCACTGGCGAGCCGGTTGGGATCCGGCAAGGCGACTTGGGATGAGATAAGGGCGAGCAAAGAAACGCAATGCTCTCGGTCAGTAGCCTGCATGACAGAAATCACTTTGATGCTTGCCACAAACTTGTAACCGTGGAGACATCGTTGAACGAATTGCATCATTTCTACGTGCGAGATGGCAGTCGAATGCAAGTTTTGCGTCGAGTTATCCGGAGGGTTAACTGAAGAAATAGTCGCAAACACAGCTTGCAGGCGGTTGTCGGTAAGTGCCTCCACCCGAGCCCAAGCAAAGCCACTTGCCATCAAGCGCCATGGAAAAAACCATCCTTGTCATCCAAAAATCCGACTTCCAAGCCCAAATATGGCATGCGGCCCTTGTTTCTCAACAGTTTTCCGTCATTCGCTTGCCATCCCAGGTTGACTTGAACGCGTGGTTGAGTTCTACTCCCCCAGCAAAGCGACCCGACCTACTCGCAATCGAGATGACTGTTGCTGCCCTTGCCAATCCATATGCTTTTTGTCGCTGGTGTCGGGATCGCTATCCCAATACAAAGGTTTTGCTCACTAGCAACGATCGCGACGCTATTGCGGATGTCGAACGCCGTTGGGCAGTTTCTCAGGGAGCGATAGACCTACTCCCTGGTTTCCGCCGCGAAACAATTTTGACCAGTCTCCTCTGTGCCATGGAACGGGTTACGACCGCGCTTGACTGCGGACCGTTGGACCAGCAGGCACTTGCACCGATACTGATGTATGCGACTCAGTCGGTCCCGCAACCAGCTACTCAACCTCTAACTGCAGGCTCGGTAGACTCTAGTAGCAGTCCTCCAGCTTGGAGTGAGAAAGGGAACGGTAACGGTCAAGGACGCGGCAATAGTCGCCTGCTGCAACTCCCCTCTCCGCCTAAGTTGCTCCAAGATCCAGTCGAGGACCTGTCGCCAAAGGTTCGAGCCAAGTCCCAGTCTTCCAACTCTGACAAACCCGTTGAAGTGCCGGTCGAGCCCAGCGTTCCCGTACGACGATTCCGCGGTCGGGCCTACTAACCTAAAGGTAAGACGGTTGCCTTCTCAGCTCGGCACACAGCTAGCGCGAAAAGACCGGAATTCTTTGCTGGCGGCAACTGCAGGAATTCCTACTTTTATAATGAGACGGGTCCGTCTGAGTAGGGGAGCGAGTGATTAGACAAGATAACGAGCAGGCGATCGTCCGTAAATTCCGGACGCAAGTCACGATCCTGGCGAGCTTTGTTGGCTCGTTTTGGGCAATAGAGTTCTTAGATCGTGGGTTACTCGGCAATACGCTGCATTGGTTTGGGATCGTCCCACGGGATCCGGTTGGGTTGCGCGGAATTCTGTTTGCGCCCTTCCTCCACGGTAGCGTCAATCATCTTTTGAGCAACACGGTGCCCTTTGTCATGCTTGGCTGGCTGGTGATGTTGCGCGCGACGCACCATTTTTGGATCGTTACCGGGCTGTCAATGCTCGTCGGTGGCACGGGCGTGTGGCTGTTTGGAGCGCCGCAGTCAATCCACCTTGGTGCCAGCATCTTGATCTTCGGTTACCTCGGTTTCTTGGTGCTATACGGATACTTCCAGCGAGACGCGTCTTCGGTTGCCCTGTCGCTGATTGTTGTTCTGCTGTATGGCAGTGCAGTATGGGGAATTCTCCCGCTTCAAGGTGGGATTTCTTGGGAAGGACACTTGTTCGGTCTGCTCGGTGGTGCTCTAGCGGCTTGGCTGCTAAGTGGTCGCGCCCGTGCCCGTCGCAACAATTGATATTTCCTCACGACTCTCTGCCGAGAGTGCCTTGAAAACCATAGAGTGAACCAGACTTGGCTTCGGACTGGACCGGCACCTTCGCGTTTGACCGTGCGATCGCCGCGCTCGATATATAGACCCGTGAGATATAGACCTGTGAGTATTCCCTCTTCAGTTACTTTGTGGGGAGCATAATAATTTATTCTTTTCTCCTTCTGTTTTTGTGAAATTGTCTGTGTCAACTCATACCAATTCCTGGGGGCACATTATCTAAACCCTGTCTCTGAAAGCCCAACACTATAAGCTTGGAGGCGCTTAGTTATGGGGCACTTCGATTAATTTGCTCAAGACCCCAGGTCTACAGGGCAGCATGAGCATTTCAGCCGCCGGTTTTCCACGGTCCAGGATTGTTCGAGGTTCCCTATGGTGAGTGATTATCCTGGACTGGTATCAAAGGAAGTTCTATCGTTTCAGTTATTCGCTGCCCTAGTCCCTAGGAGGTTTGAAGCTGGTTCCAGAGATTCTAGTTATAGGTATTGAAACTGGGTTAGACGTTTCGGGACTTCCAGCGATCCAACGTTACCCAGCTTTTCGGGACTGGTGCTGCGAACGCTGGCTGGCGGTTTCATACCCCATCGGGCGGTATATAGCGAAGGTAGCGCGCGACCCCAGCGAGTTTGCCACGACCTGCCGGTCGGCACAGCAGCCGCAGGACCAGAGCATGTACCAGCAAGCGCGTAAAGTATAACCACACGATCGCACCCGACGCGTAGCGTTCCAGCACTAACAAATAACTGAAAGTTGCGTGCTCGAACTTAAGCACCGGAAAGCGATTGACAGTAGTTGAAGGCTGGTGAATGACGGCAACTTGGGTTGCGACGGCAAGTCGGTGCCCTTGCATGATGTAACGCTGGCAAAAGTCGAAGTCTTCGTAATATAAAAAGAACTCCGGGTCGAATTGCGGGCACGTCTCGAAACGCGCCAGATTTATTATCGTGCTACAAGCGCTGGCCCAATCGCTGGTGACGAGATCGACGCTCGGGTTTCGCGCCGCTGGCGGCAGTTCCGCTACCGTACGAATAACGCCGAGTTTTCGAGCAAACGTACCGCGAGCGAACCATACCGTGCCGTCCGGCTTGTAAATTTGCGTGCCTAATATCGCCAGCTCGGGATGGCGATTGCACACTTCCCGAGCTCGGACGATAGTATCCGGCAAAAAGCTGGCATCAGGATTGATCGCCCATACGCGAGCATAGCGATCGCGCCCCCAAATCCACTGCAGCCCCAAGTTGCAACCACGTCCGAATCCGAGATTGATATGGGCTTCGAGGAGGGAGATACGCGGAAACGCTTGCAGGAGAACCCGCAGCTCGCGATCGCGACGAGCATTGTTGACGACTACCAGTTGGTAAAGATCTGGCGGTGTTTCATCAAGAGAATCGATCAGCCGAGCGAGCCAAGCGGACGAATAGTAACTGACGACGAGTAAATAGAATTTTCTCAAGAGTATCCTCGCAACCCTGTAAGGTGCCCAGTATCTATATAAAGGCATTGAGCTATAGACACCGCTGGGTTTGGCTTGCTAATGGTTGCAGGACAAGCTCGCCGTTCCATTGTGTGCACGGCTTACTGCGAGTTGCGATAGTTGGACTCGACCGGACTATTTTCTAAAAGCACGACTCTAGAAGCAGCTCCGCCGAGCCCCACGCCGTGCAGCATCCGTTCCTCACTTATTTAACTTGGCATGAGTGTCCAATTCTGGCTAACTGACACATCTCTGAAATCCCAGGTCAGTCATGCATGGCAGCGAAGGGAGCGAATGCAGGAAAACCAGACTCGGTTGTCATAATTAGCCCGAGCCTGCTCGGACGCAAAACAGGGCTCTGGGTCCACTGCTGACAATGGAAGGGTGGGGGCAGTCTTTGGCGTCACTCAGCCAATACTCCAAGCAACCAAGCCAATTTCTAGATAGCGCAGACCCCGACGCCAGTGCGGGTCTACATTGATCATCAACGCTTTCCAGGGGTTGACTGCAATACACTTCAACCGAATCTGCAGCTCCTGCATCCGCAAATTCTGCTGCATTATCAACTCCACACCTGCGATTACCAGCGTTGCCAGTTTGTCCTGCGCCAACAAGTTGGGGTACGTCTTCACCCCCACTGTCACTAAATCCGCCTCAACGAGCATGGATCGCGAGGCCAGCTCAGCATTTTTTTGCGTCTGTTCGCCTAACTGCTAAGTATCGAGTAAAAACACGGGCCGACCTTCCTGAAACCCTATGACACCAGACAAAAACCCTCTGAGCCTGACGATAGTCTGCCTAAACGCGGCACGCAGAACTGCTGGTTAATTCGTTCGCGATACAATCATGTTAAGCAATGTGAAGCCAGCCATCGCTCTTGAGGATTAGCTTGTTGGGAGCGATCGAGCTAAAGTGCTGCCAGATTGCGATCGAGTCGAACTTCTGCGCCCAAAGCGTGCCATGTTCTTGGACGAACTCACTCCCCTTCTTAAAGAATTCTCCCAGCAGCCCCTCGCCTTCGCTGGCGGTTTTTTCTCCGGCCTGCTGCACCTTAGCCCTAACGAAGATCCTCTCAAAACCTGGCTGAAAAGCCAAGGCGTCGGCCCCGAGAGCGATCGGTCCCGCTCCAGCAGCAATGCACCCCAGTCGATCGATATCGAATAGCAGGGCGCGCGTTCTGCCTTTCCCGCTCCGTTTCCATGTCCGTTCGTGTTTCTCCTCGCCAGGATAAGGTAGGTCAGCAGCGCACCGGACTCATTGACGTCGCAAGGACGTCTCAAACTTAGTGCAAGCCGAGATTGCCTCCGCTCTAGCTGCAGAGCAATCTATTCCGATACGATAGGGCGTTCGCTTTTGATGTCCCGCAACCGTTTGCGCGCATCCGATCGCGCTCCTAACAGTGTCACGCGTCTGCTTCTAGACGAGCGCTCTGCCTGCGTGCCAGCGGTTCGCAGATTCCAGGTCCGGAGTGCGACGTCCGCCAGCTCCTGCCAGCGAACCTGAAGCTCGCATAAAAGTTATCCGCTCCCATAAAAGCCGCTTCCTATGATGGAGTCGAACTGCAGAACCCAGCACGTCCGAGCGGCCGCGCGATCGCCGCGTGCATCGCCACCGCCCCCTGCGAAAAGGAATCCGGCATTATGGTCAACGCCGCGCAGCAAGCGCAGGAGCATTCCTTAAACCGAGATTGCATGACGCCGTCCCGCCACGTCTTGCAAGAACTCAACAGCTTCGCGCCCCACGCCCAGGACCTCAGCGCCATCATGGGTCGCATCGCCTTGGCTGCGAAGCTGATCTCGCGCCACCTCAGTCGGGCCGGCATCATCGAAGGCGTTCTCGGCTTTACTGGCGAACGCAACGTCCAAGGCGAATCTGTCAAAAAGATGGACCTCTACGCCAACGACGTCTTCATTCAAGTCTTCAAACAAAGCGGTTTGGTCTGCCGCCTTGCTTCTGAGGAAATGGACGAGCCCTACTACATCCCCGAAAACTGCCCGATCGGTCGCTACACCCTGCTCTTCGACCCGATCGACGGCTCCTCCAACATCGATACCAACCTCAACGTTGGCTCGATCTTTGCCATCCGCCAGCAAGAAGGCGACGACCTCGACCGCCGCGCCCGCGACTTGGTGCAGCCCGGCCGCAAGCAGATTGCCGCCGGCTATGTCCTCTACGGCGCGAGCACGATGCTGGTTTACTCCATCGGCAGTGGCGTTCATTCCTTCACCCTCGACCCCAGCCTCGGCGAGTTCATCCTGGCGCAAGAGAACATTCAAGTGCCTGCTTGGGGCGGCGTCTACAGCGTCAACGAGGGCAACTTCTGGCAGTGGGACGAACCGATCCGCGAGTACGTGCGCTACGTTCACCGCACCCCCGGTTACTCCGCCCGCTACGGTGGCGCGCTCGTCGGCGACTTCCACCGCATTCTGCTCCAAGGTGGCATCTTCCTCTATCCCGGCTCGGTCGAGAAACCTCATGGCAAACTGCGGCTCCTCTACGAAAACGCTCCCCTTGCTTTCCTCATCGAGCACGCAGGCGGTCGTGCCAGCACCGGCACCCGCGCCATCCTCGACCACGAGCCGACGGAACTCCACGAGCGTACGCCGCTCTTTATCGGCAGCCCCGACAACGTCGCGCAAGTCGAAGCTTTCCTACAAGGAAAACCCGCACCCGACAGCAGCGCCTAGCGCCCTGCCGACCGCATGCGATCGCCACCGGACATCTCGAACCGGTCTCGACAAGATCGCTAGCGCACCCGCTACCGTACACAAGGCGAACCGCGCCCAAAGTCCACACAGTCACGTTAAGAGCGAATCACCACCATGGCTACGATCGAGAACCCGATTCTTCAAATCGAGCAACAGTACGGCCAGAGCATCTGGATGGACAACCTCAGTCGCGACCTTATCGAGTCCGGCGAGTTGCAGCGCCTGATGGACGAGCGCGGTATCTGCGGTATTACCTCCAACCCCGCCATCTTCGAGACGGCGATCGCGGGTAACCAAATCTACGACGCCGACATCGAAGCCGGCATCCGCGCGGACAAGTCCATCCAGGAAATCTACGAGTCCCTGGTCTTCGAAGACATCCGCCGCGCCTGCGACGTCCTGCGCCCGGTCTACGAGAGCACCAACGGCCTCGACGGCTATGTCAGCATCGAAGTCCCACCGGACATCGCCCTTAATGCCGAAAAATCCGCTGCCGAAGCACGCCGCTACTACGACGCCATCCAGCGCGAGAACGTGATGATCAAAATCCCCGGCACGCCCGAGGGCTTGATCGCCGTCGAGCAAACCATCGCCGCCGGCATTAACGTCAACGTGACCCTGCTGTTCTCGGTGCAAAGCTACATCGACACCGCCTGGGCATACCTTCGCGGGCTCGAACAGCGCGTCGCTGCCGGTCAGGACATCGCCAAGATCGCCTCGGTAGCCAGCTTTTTCCTAAGCCGCATCGACGTCAAAATTGACAGCGCTGTCGCCAGCAAGCTCAAGGCCGGCGGTGCTGAACCGGCGAAGCTGCGGAAAGTTCTGGGCAAAGTCGCGATCGCCAACGCCAAGATCGCTTACCAGGAATACAAAAAGATCGTCAACAGCGATCGCTGGCAGGATCTGGTTGCCAAGGGGGCAAAAGTGCAGCGCCTGCTCTGGGCGAGCACCAGCACGAAGAACCCCGACTACAGCGACGTGATGTACGTAGACGAACTCGTGGGGCGCGACACGGTTAATACCCTGCCACCGGTGACCATCGAAGCTTGTGCCGATCACTGCTCGCCCGGCAACCGCATCGAAACTGAGGTGGACGAAGCGTACCAGTTCATCGAGAGCCTCAAAGATCCGGCGATCGCGATCGACATCGACACGGTCATGGACGAACTGCTCGCAGAAGGCATCGAGAAGTTCATCAAGCCTTACAACTCCTTGATGGCTTCGCTAGCGAGCAAAGTCAAGCAACTAGCTGCTGTTTAGCCCTCGTACCCGACGGGCGATCGCGGCGGTGGCGATCGCCCACACTACCGAGTGCACGGTTGCTACGAACGTTACGCGCGGCGCGATCGAGCAGAACGAAACCTCAGATTAAAATCCCGACCTATTTAGGACGTTCCTCCGACACGAGAGTAGATACCAATTATGGTGACCCTGCCAGAAAACCCGCTCCGCGTTGGATTGCAACAAGAGCGCATGCCCGAACCGCTGATCATGGTTATTTTCGGGGCGTCGGGGGACCTCACGCAGCGGAAACTCGTCCCTGCAATTTATCAGCTCAAGCGCGAGCGGAATTTGCCTGGAGAACTCACGATTGTCGGCTTTGCCCGCCGGGACTGGAGCCACGAGTACTTCCGCGAGCAGATGCGCAAAGGCATCGAAGAGTTTTCCACAGGCATCGGACAAGAAGAACTCTGGAAGGACTTCGAAGCCGGATTATTCTATTGCTCCGGCAACATGGACGAGCCCGAAAGCTATCAGAAGCTCAAAGACTTCCTTGCGGAGCTCGACGGCAAGCGCGGGACACTTGGAAACAGGGTATTCTATTTAGCCGTATCCCCGAAGTTTTTCCCCAGCGGCATCAAGCAGCTGGGGGCGGCGGGCATGCTGAAGGATCCCATCAAGCATCGCCTGGTGATTGAAAAACCCTTCGGGCGCGACCTGAAATCGGCGCGGGAACTCAATCGCATCGTCCAAAGCGTGTGCGCTGAAGAACAGGTCTACCGTATCGATCACTACCTGGGCAAAGAAACGGTCCAGAACTTGTTGGTATTCCGGTTT
The sequence above is drawn from the Rubidibacter lacunae KORDI 51-2 genome and encodes:
- the hflX gene encoding GTPase HflX, whose protein sequence is MPIETLHGNLKGLKPSQLRQLRRLYHQRLPRDRVVTVEFAQRLGAIATEVGQAVCAYINRRGHPIRIGVGTPRQTQIPLLELPRYGAERLSGIRCITATPHARPPQEASLTALIVQRLDALAILTLSGKGFQRRGGGATGYVAGAYLAHLLPDSAILASDAEDAENGHTPASSHWSVSPLQSLDALTKQDFLALVEGLEAEFRREFVARQVDATRDRVLVVGLQTDNVDRQTFEDGLTEVTRLVDTAGGEVLATLEQKRPRAHPQTAIGAGKVQELAVAVQTLGANLVVCDRDLTPAQARNLETRVGVRAIDRTELILDIFAQRAQSRAGKLQVELAQLEYLLPRLTGRGRAMSRLGGGIGTRGPGETKLETERRAIQRRMSRLQNEVDKLQAHRSRMRQQRQRQDVPAVAIVGYTNAGKSTLLNTLTNANIYAADRLFATLDPTTRRLSVPAPETEDPDALLLTDTVGFIRQLPPALMDAFRATLEEVTESDAILHLVDLSHPAWESQIASVTSLLAEMPISPGPMLVAFNKIDRADSAALARAREQFPEAAFLSAQERLGLESLRVKLGQLVRYAVAVA
- a CDS encoding rhomboid family intramembrane serine protease produces the protein MIRQDNEQAIVRKFRTQVTILASFVGSFWAIEFLDRGLLGNTLHWFGIVPRDPVGLRGILFAPFLHGSVNHLLSNTVPFVMLGWLVMLRATHHFWIVTGLSMLVGGTGVWLFGAPQSIHLGASILIFGYLGFLVLYGYFQRDASSVALSLIVVLLYGSAVWGILPLQGGISWEGHLFGLLGGALAAWLLSGRARARRNN
- a CDS encoding glycosyltransferase; the encoded protein is MRKFYLLVVSYYSSAWLARLIDSLDETPPDLYQLVVVNNARRDRELRVLLQAFPRISLLEAHINLGFGRGCNLGLQWIWGRDRYARVWAINPDASFLPDTIVRAREVCNRHPELAILGTQIYKPDGTVWFARGTFARKLGVIRTVAELPPAARNPSVDLVTSDWASACSTIINLARFETCPQFDPEFFLYYEDFDFCQRYIMQGHRLAVATQVAVIHQPSTTVNRFPVLKFEHATFSYLLVLERYASGAIVWLYFTRLLVHALVLRLLCRPAGRGKLAGVARYLRYIPPDGV
- a CDS encoding ParA family protein produces the protein MIVTITALKGGVGKTTTAIHLAAFFEEKARTLLIDADKNRSALVWSREEKLPFRVASEAGSHALISKFNHIVVDTKARPEPEDLRDLAEGSDVVILPTTPNALDIDSTLKAVEILAPLQVNMKILLTKVDARTKNGREARAMLEGLNLPLFGEDIPLLVAFERAPSLGVTVKEYPGPRARWGWKKYEAVAREIAP
- the tal gene encoding transaldolase codes for the protein MATIENPILQIEQQYGQSIWMDNLSRDLIESGELQRLMDERGICGITSNPAIFETAIAGNQIYDADIEAGIRADKSIQEIYESLVFEDIRRACDVLRPVYESTNGLDGYVSIEVPPDIALNAEKSAAEARRYYDAIQRENVMIKIPGTPEGLIAVEQTIAAGINVNVTLLFSVQSYIDTAWAYLRGLEQRVAAGQDIAKIASVASFFLSRIDVKIDSAVASKLKAGGAEPAKLRKVLGKVAIANAKIAYQEYKKIVNSDRWQDLVAKGAKVQRLLWASTSTKNPDYSDVMYVDELVGRDTVNTLPPVTIEACADHCSPGNRIETEVDEAYQFIESLKDPAIAIDIDTVMDELLAEGIEKFIKPYNSLMASLASKVKQLAAV
- a CDS encoding TIGR04168 family protein, with amino-acid sequence MTVRYPLVLAIIGDIHDQWDATDSKLLLGLGVDFALFVGDFGNESVEVVREISTIALPKAVVLGNHDAWYSASVWGRQRCPYDRAREDRVDQQLDLLGDAHVGYGRIDLPDHNISVVGSRPFSWGGPDWKNARFYRDRYGISGFASSCARIVGSAAASPYDTAIFLAHNGPTGLGTSPHSICGRDWKPGGGDYGDADLANAIAKARTLGKTVPLVAFGHMHHRLRHTRAHLRTAVVKDRAGTVYLNAARSPRHHVTPDGRTQRHFTRVELTPTGVREISAIWLLAEGAIARKQVLYRRQLAALPEQEPSR
- the fbp gene encoding class 1 fructose-bisphosphatase, translated to MVNAAQQAQEHSLNRDCMTPSRHVLQELNSFAPHAQDLSAIMGRIALAAKLISRHLSRAGIIEGVLGFTGERNVQGESVKKMDLYANDVFIQVFKQSGLVCRLASEEMDEPYYIPENCPIGRYTLLFDPIDGSSNIDTNLNVGSIFAIRQQEGDDLDRRARDLVQPGRKQIAAGYVLYGASTMLVYSIGSGVHSFTLDPSLGEFILAQENIQVPAWGGVYSVNEGNFWQWDEPIREYVRYVHRTPGYSARYGGALVGDFHRILLQGGIFLYPGSVEKPHGKLRLLYENAPLAFLIEHAGGRASTGTRAILDHEPTELHERTPLFIGSPDNVAQVEAFLQGKPAPDSSA